In one window of Oryza sativa Japonica Group chromosome 9, ASM3414082v1 DNA:
- the LOC4347423 gene encoding zinc finger A20 and AN1 domain-containing stress-associated protein 1, with the protein MAQRDKKDQEPTELRAPEITLCANSCGFPGNPATQNLCQNCFLAATASTSSPSSLSSPVLDKQPPRPAAPLVEPQAPLPPPVEEMASALATAPAPVAKTSAVNRCSRCRKRVGLTGFRCRCGHLFCGEHRYSDRHGCSYDYKSAARDAIARDNPVVRAAKIVRF; encoded by the coding sequence ATGGCGCAGCGCGACAAGAAGGATCAGGAGCCGACGGAGCTCAGGGCGCCGGAGATCACGCTGTGCGCCAACAGCTGCGGATTCCCGGGCAACCCGGCCACGCAGAACCTCTGCCAGAACTGCTTCTTGGCGGCCACGGCgtccacctcgtcgccgtcttCTTTGTCGTCACCGGTGCTCGACAAGCAGCcgccgaggccggcggcgccgctggtTGAGCCTCAGGCTCCTCTCCCACCGCCTGTGGAGGAGATGGCCTCCGCGCtcgcgacggcgccggcgccggtcgcCAAGACGTCGGCGGTGAACCGGTGCTCCAGGTGCCGGAAGCGTGTCGGCCTCACCGGGTTCCGGTGCCGGTGCGGCCACCTGTTCTGCGGCGAGCACCGGTACTCCGACCGCCACGGCTGCAGCTACGACTACAagtcggcggcgagggacgCCATCGCCAGGGACAACCCGGTGGTGCGCGCGGCCAAGATCGTTAGGTTCTGA